Proteins from a single region of Deltaproteobacteria bacterium:
- the xseA gene encoding exodeoxyribonuclease VII large subunit: MSASPHGTERFHQRFQSRLPCLKDDVILIRIHAGFRYLCLRFKAFLIVNRQPSILIEGRSFPIVSETPDGPRIYTVSQLTEAIQGLLEEQFDFVWVEGEISNFRAPASGHYYMVIKDDTAQMRAVMFRLQARYLRFLPEDGMKVIAQGRVSIYAPRGEYQIVLDYLEPLGAGALALAFEQVKQKLAQEGLFDPAVKKPLPFLPKKVVVITSPTGAAIHDFLKIIRRRFANIEILIVPVRVQGDQACEEMVTALDLVNRELIADVIVLTRGGGSLEDLWAFNQEALARAIRRSRIPVVSAVGHEIDLTISDLAADVRAPTPSAAAELLAAEKEGLINCLNQAGTRLVSAMGLTIRRRADELNRLKNRIQDPKKRLTNLWMRLDELHGRLIRLTQQIIRERQAGLSSEMRALRLHSPVNRIRTREQQLGFQVDRLFRGIERKLREAAMKRSLMERRITDLSPLSVLKRGYSIALKLPERQVLKAASAVKKEDRIEVLLGEGGLECRVETVKP, translated from the coding sequence ATGTCAGCTTCGCCCCATGGCACAGAGAGGTTCCACCAAAGATTCCAAAGCCGATTGCCTTGCCTGAAGGATGATGTTATCCTGATCCGCATTCATGCAGGGTTTCGATATTTATGTTTACGGTTCAAGGCATTTTTAATTGTTAATCGTCAGCCGTCGATTTTAATTGAGGGGAGGTCATTTCCGATCGTGTCCGAGACACCCGACGGCCCCAGGATCTACACCGTCAGCCAGCTTACCGAGGCGATACAGGGGCTCCTTGAAGAACAATTTGATTTTGTGTGGGTGGAGGGGGAAATATCCAATTTCAGAGCCCCGGCCTCCGGACACTACTATATGGTGATAAAAGACGACACGGCCCAGATGCGCGCGGTCATGTTCCGCCTTCAGGCCCGGTATCTCAGATTCCTTCCCGAAGACGGCATGAAGGTGATTGCCCAGGGAAGAGTCAGCATCTATGCCCCCAGGGGGGAATACCAGATCGTCCTCGATTATCTTGAACCGCTGGGCGCGGGCGCACTGGCCCTGGCCTTTGAACAGGTCAAGCAGAAACTGGCCCAAGAGGGCCTCTTTGACCCGGCGGTCAAGAAGCCCCTCCCCTTCCTCCCCAAAAAGGTGGTTGTCATCACCTCCCCCACCGGGGCGGCCATCCACGATTTTCTAAAGATCATCCGCAGACGGTTTGCCAACATCGAAATTCTCATCGTTCCGGTCAGGGTCCAGGGGGATCAGGCATGCGAAGAGATGGTAACGGCCCTCGACCTGGTCAATCGCGAACTGATCGCGGATGTGATTGTCCTGACCCGGGGGGGCGGTTCCCTGGAAGATCTTTGGGCCTTTAACCAGGAGGCGCTTGCACGTGCCATCCGGCGTTCCCGGATCCCGGTCGTTTCCGCCGTGGGACACGAAATCGATCTGACCATCTCCGATCTTGCGGCAGATGTCAGGGCCCCCACGCCGTCTGCGGCCGCGGAACTGCTGGCCGCCGAAAAGGAAGGTCTCATCAACTGCCTCAATCAGGCCGGCACCCGACTCGTTTCAGCCATGGGATTAACCATCAGACGCCGTGCCGATGAGCTGAACCGTCTGAAGAACCGGATTCAGGACCCTAAGAAGCGGTTGACCAACCTCTGGATGCGGCTGGATGAGCTTCACGGCCGACTCATCCGCCTGACGCAGCAGATCATCCGGGAGCGGCAGGCGGGACTCTCATCGGAGATGCGCGCACTGCGCCTTCATTCTCCGGTCAACAGAATACGAACCAGGGAGCAACAGCTTGGGTTCCAGGTGGACAGACTTTTCCGGGGTATCGAGCGAAAGCTCAGAGAGGCCGCCATGAAGCGCTCCCTCATGGAAAGACGGATCACGGACCTGAGCCCCCTGTCGGTCCTCAAACGGGGATACAGCATCGCCCTCAAACTGCCTGAAAGACAGGTTCTGAAGGCCGCTTCGGCTGTAAAAAAGGAGGACCGGATAGAGGTCCTCCTAGGGGAAGGGGGATTGGAATGCCGGGTCGAAACAGTGAAACCGTAA
- a CDS encoding type II toxin-antitoxin system prevent-host-death family antitoxin encodes MIVNVSEAKTNLSKLIDMAYHGEKVIIAKNNLPLVELVAHKPKAKRKLGLLKGKINIPDDFLNDDAEINAIDSASPDKPTFPHVR; translated from the coding sequence ATGATTGTCAACGTCTCTGAGGCGAAAACAAATCTTTCGAAACTCATCGATATGGCGTATCACGGCGAAAAAGTGATTATCGCAAAGAATAATCTGCCCCTGGTTGAATTAGTGGCGCATAAGCCGAAAGCAAAACGCAAATTGGGTTTGCTAAAAGGGAAAATCAATATCCCGGATGATTTTCTGAATGACGATGCCGAAATAAATGCCATTGATAGCGCAAGCCCTGACAAACCAACTTTTCCTCATGTCCGATGA
- a CDS encoding PaaI family thioesterase, with protein sequence MVEEISEERAAFLARDYSCGFTEYCQLEAETVQRGFFESRVKIEPHHRQQDGFIHAGVMATMADHTAGYAAFTTVAEEYQILTIEFKINFLRPAHGNALVCRSRIIREGKQVIIAESEVFDRLDGSETLAAKAMVTLMAVHRDRLTSKR encoded by the coding sequence ATGGTAGAGGAGATTTCTGAAGAGAGGGCAGCCTTCCTGGCGCGGGATTACAGCTGTGGGTTTACAGAATACTGTCAGCTGGAGGCTGAGACGGTTCAGCGGGGATTTTTTGAGTCAAGGGTGAAGATCGAGCCCCATCACCGGCAGCAGGACGGCTTTATCCACGCAGGAGTGATGGCCACCATGGCGGATCATACGGCCGGATATGCCGCATTTACAACGGTTGCCGAAGAGTACCAGATCCTGACCATTGAATTTAAGATCAACTTCTTGAGACCGGCCCACGGCAATGCACTGGTCTGTCGCTCCAGGATTATCAGGGAAGGAAAACAGGTCATCATCGCGGAGTCGGAGGTCTTCGATCGCCTGGATGGATCAGAAACCCTGGCGGCCAAGGCCATGGTGACCCTCATGGCCGTACACAGGGACAGGCTTACCTCAAAGCGCTGA
- the tmk gene encoding dTMP kinase gives MFITFEGIEGCGKSTQARRLAARLQHLGTACILTREPGGTAIGQKIRHILLDQDHQDLPPLSELFLYEADRALHMELVIRPALVRGQWVICDRFFDATTVYQGYARGQDLEMIRFLNQKASFGITPDLTLLIDCPVEVGIARALKRNASLEDPGQDRFEKENTEFHAAVRKGYLLMAEKEPDRFVVVDGALGENELEEIILEHVRPHLRESSS, from the coding sequence TTGTTTATAACCTTTGAAGGGATAGAGGGGTGCGGGAAGTCCACCCAGGCCAGACGCCTTGCAGCCCGGCTGCAACATCTGGGGACGGCATGCATTCTTACGCGGGAACCTGGAGGGACGGCCATCGGCCAGAAGATCAGGCATATACTTCTGGACCAGGACCATCAGGACCTGCCCCCCCTTTCCGAGCTGTTTCTCTATGAGGCGGACAGGGCCTTGCACATGGAACTGGTGATCCGGCCCGCCCTGGTCCGAGGACAGTGGGTGATATGCGATCGGTTTTTCGATGCCACCACGGTTTATCAAGGTTATGCCAGGGGCCAGGACCTCGAGATGATCCGATTCCTGAACCAAAAGGCCTCCTTCGGGATCACGCCCGATCTGACGTTGCTCATCGACTGCCCGGTGGAGGTGGGCATTGCAAGGGCGTTGAAGAGAAATGCCTCCCTTGAGGACCCTGGCCAGGACCGGTTTGAAAAGGAAAACACAGAGTTTCATGCGGCCGTTCGAAAGGGATATCTCCTAATGGCGGAAAAGGAGCCGGATCGGTTTGTGGTGGTGGACGGCGCGCTCGGGGAAAACGAGCTGGAGGAGATCATTTTGGAGCACGTTCGCCCCCATCTGAGAGAAAGCAGTTCCTGA
- a CDS encoding pyruvate carboxylase subunit B, whose product MDPFLEEGAKNPLKIQDNTFRDGHQSLLATRMRTEDMIPIAEKMDSVGFWAMEVWGGATFDTMHRFLGEDPFDRIRTLKKHIRKTPFSMLLRGQNLVGYRNYADDVARLFVDKACEAGMDVFRVFDALNDFRNFQTVVERIKANGKHFQGTICYSLTQRRMGGEVFNLEYYVSKGKEIQEMGADTLCLKDMAGIMAPFDIAKIITELKKVVSIPIHLHTHYTSGMASMVYLEAIKAGVDIVDTCLAPFALRTSQPAVEPIAATLYETVRDTGLDLSLLLELGDYIESIAPKYRDYLAKNRMSVIDTGVLAHQVPGGMISNLVSQLSEAKALDRLPEVYKEVAVTRKELGMPPLVTPTSQIVGVQAVLNVLFGRYKMVTNEVKDLVYGLYGKTPIPVDPEIQEKVLKGYKRGQTPVTGRAADYLEPELEGDRKKIGDLAKDDFDLLIYALYPNTGEKFLKWKYGLEERPASVKPKTLEDIRKEDAAMAAAIEQVCKTA is encoded by the coding sequence ATGGACCCTTTTTTGGAAGAGGGGGCTAAAAACCCGCTCAAGATTCAGGACAACACCTTCAGGGACGGTCATCAATCCCTCCTGGCCACCCGAATGCGGACCGAGGACATGATTCCCATTGCCGAGAAGATGGACAGCGTGGGCTTCTGGGCCATGGAGGTATGGGGGGGAGCGACCTTTGACACCATGCACCGGTTTCTGGGCGAGGACCCCTTTGACCGGATCCGGACCTTGAAAAAACATATCAGGAAAACCCCTTTTTCCATGCTCCTGAGGGGCCAGAACCTGGTGGGGTACCGGAATTACGCGGACGATGTGGCCAGATTGTTCGTGGACAAGGCCTGCGAGGCCGGCATGGATGTCTTCCGGGTCTTCGACGCCCTTAATGATTTCCGTAACTTCCAGACCGTTGTGGAGCGGATCAAGGCCAACGGCAAGCACTTTCAGGGCACCATCTGCTATTCGCTGACCCAGAGGCGGATGGGCGGCGAGGTGTTCAATCTGGAATACTACGTCAGCAAGGGAAAAGAGATCCAGGAGATGGGGGCCGATACCCTCTGTCTGAAAGATATGGCCGGCATTATGGCGCCCTTTGATATCGCCAAGATCATTACGGAACTCAAAAAGGTGGTCTCCATCCCCATTCACCTCCACACCCATTATACCAGCGGAATGGCCTCCATGGTCTATCTGGAGGCCATCAAGGCGGGGGTGGATATCGTGGATACATGCCTGGCCCCCTTTGCCCTGAGGACATCGCAGCCGGCTGTCGAGCCGATCGCTGCAACCCTTTACGAAACGGTCAGGGATACGGGACTTGATTTGAGCCTCCTGCTGGAGTTGGGCGACTATATAGAGAGCATAGCACCCAAATACCGGGATTACCTGGCGAAAAATCGGATGTCGGTGATCGATACAGGCGTCCTGGCGCACCAGGTGCCCGGCGGGATGATCTCAAATCTGGTGAGTCAGCTTTCCGAGGCCAAGGCCCTGGACCGCCTGCCGGAGGTGTATAAAGAGGTGGCGGTGACCCGGAAGGAATTGGGTATGCCCCCCCTGGTGACCCCAACCAGCCAGATTGTGGGCGTGCAGGCGGTATTGAATGTCCTGTTCGGGAGATACAAGATGGTCACCAATGAGGTGAAAGACCTGGTTTACGGGCTTTACGGCAAGACCCCCATACCGGTGGATCCCGAGATCCAGGAAAAGGTTCTGAAGGGATATAAGCGGGGCCAGACCCCTGTCACCGGCCGCGCGGCCGATTACCTGGAGCCTGAACTGGAAGGGGATCGAAAAAAGATCGGGGACCTGGCTAAAGACGATTTTGATCTCCTTATCTATGCCCTCTATCCCAATACCGGGGAGAAGTTCCTGAAATGGAAATATGGTTTGGAGGAAAGGCCGGCCTCGGTCAAACCCAAGACCCTGGAAGATATCCGGAAAGAGGATGCGGCCATGGCCGCGGCCATCGAGCAGGTGTGCAAGACCGCATAA
- the pyrF gene encoding orotidine-5'-phosphate decarboxylase, giving the protein MKSPEDYIIFPLDVPSCDQAISFVETLNGHVGLFKVGLELFIAQGPDLLREIRKRTTAGIFLDLKLHDIPATVRRAFLAASLHRPQFVTVHCDEGDGVLEDVARENPGNTGILGVTVLTSLDREKLRKSGYAEEYAEDISELVLLRARMAKAAGCRGVVCSGLEAARVRQEIGPDLIIVTPGIRPAWTVVDRDDQKRIVTPADAIRNGSDYVVIGRPIRDAASPRDAAKRVAGEIASAL; this is encoded by the coding sequence ATGAAATCCCCCGAAGATTACATCATCTTTCCACTGGATGTGCCATCCTGCGATCAGGCCATCTCATTTGTCGAAACACTGAACGGCCATGTGGGCCTGTTCAAGGTGGGCCTGGAATTATTCATCGCCCAGGGCCCTGACCTGCTCCGGGAAATACGCAAAAGGACGACCGCGGGGATCTTTCTCGATCTCAAGCTCCACGACATCCCCGCCACGGTCCGAAGGGCATTCCTGGCGGCGAGCCTGCACCGGCCACAGTTTGTGACCGTGCATTGCGACGAGGGGGACGGCGTCCTGGAAGACGTGGCCCGGGAGAACCCCGGCAACACCGGCATATTGGGCGTCACCGTGCTGACGAGCCTGGATCGGGAAAAACTGAGGAAATCGGGATATGCGGAAGAATACGCGGAAGATATCTCCGAACTGGTCCTGTTGAGGGCGCGCATGGCAAAGGCGGCAGGGTGCCGGGGCGTGGTATGCTCCGGCCTGGAGGCGGCCAGGGTCAGGCAAGAGATCGGTCCGGATTTGATTATTGTGACGCCGGGGATTCGACCCGCCTGGACCGTGGTGGACCGGGATGACCAGAAGCGGATCGTCACGCCCGCAGATGCAATCCGGAACGGTTCCGATTATGTGGTCATCGGCCGCCCCATCCGGGATGCCGCATCTCCCCGGGATGCGGCCAAGCGGGTGGCCGGGGAAATCGCGTCAGCGCTTTGA
- the amrA gene encoding AmmeMemoRadiSam system protein A, whose translation MTDMEKLTEEQGKYLLEEARKTIQQALMGDREQTADDVRLDPIFNQRRGTFVTLTIGGNLRGCIGHIIPQESLIDGIRINAINAAFKDPRFRPLDQEEWKRIRIEISILTDPKPLSYSDADDLLRKLRSGIDGVILKKGYHQSTFLPQVWDQLPQKEEFLNHLCLKAGLDGDEWKKGTLEVSTYQAQAFEE comes from the coding sequence ATGACCGACATGGAAAAATTGACCGAAGAGCAGGGAAAATATCTCTTGGAGGAGGCCCGGAAGACCATCCAGCAGGCCCTTATGGGCGACAGGGAACAAACCGCGGACGATGTCCGTCTGGATCCGATTTTCAACCAACGAAGAGGGACCTTTGTGACCCTGACCATCGGAGGCAATCTGAGGGGCTGCATCGGGCATATCATCCCGCAGGAATCGTTGATCGATGGCATCCGGATAAACGCCATCAACGCCGCATTCAAAGACCCCCGGTTCAGGCCCCTCGATCAGGAAGAGTGGAAACGGATCAGGATCGAGATCAGCATCCTGACCGATCCGAAACCCCTGTCCTATTCAGATGCGGATGATCTCTTAAGAAAACTGAGATCCGGCATTGACGGCGTTATCCTCAAAAAGGGATACCACCAGTCCACATTCCTTCCCCAGGTCTGGGACCAGTTACCTCAAAAAGAGGAATTCCTGAACCACCTCTGCCTCAAGGCGGGTCTCGATGGGGACGAATGGAAAAAGGGAACACTGGAGGTGTCCACCTACCAGGCCCAGGCCTTTGAGGAGTAA